The Candidatus Zixiibacteriota bacterium DNA segment AAATGGCTTGCCACACCTGCTCCTGAGACCTTGCCCAAATTCAATCCTAAGTTCAAACCCTGTGGTTTTAAGGCGGATTTGAGGGTTTTGATGGCAAGCTGAGTGGTTTTCATCAGGTCTTTCATCTCAGATTCAGTTAGATTCTCGAGCTTACCAGTATGCCGGTTGGTGCAGACCATCAGATGCCCGGGATTATAGGGAAAGCGGTTCATAATCACAAAAGACTTTTCACCCCGGAAAAGGATAAGATTCTTCCTGTCCTTGTTCTCCTTCAGCCTTTTACAGAAAATGCACCCCTTTACTTTTTTACTTGAGATGAATTTACTTCGCCAGGGTGCCCAGAGTTTTTCCATAATTTAAAATGGATTTAACCTTTAAAATTTAGACTAATATACTAAGTTGAGAATCGGATTTCAAGATTTTTTGTAGAAATTTTGGGATAAAAAGAAAAATATTTATATGGGAATGTAGGGGTAATTCATGAATTACCCCTACAACTATTAGTCATTGCGAGGAGGTCATTTGACCGACGAAGCAATCCGTTACATTCAAAGTAGAGGGATTGCTTCGCTTGAAGGCTCGCAATGACTTTCCTCCTGCTGGATGTTATCATCCAGCGGAGAGATAGGCGGATGATAACATCCGCCTTCGAGCTGGAAAAATCCATCAATTGTGACAGGGTGGCACCCTCAAACTTGTTTGAGGGTGATGCGGACCGTGCCTTTTGTGGCGAGGAAAAGGGCGAGGCAACCTCGCCCCTATAGCGCATCTTTTTTTGTCTTTTCGTCTTACATCTTACATCTTCCGTCTCACGTTTTCCTTTTTTCTTCTTCCTTTTTCTTTTATGGACACGCATCTTCACCTTTGCCAATCACTGAATAAAAGCCTCTCTTTGGAAAAAAAATATTTGACAAGTCGGGAAAAAGGTATAAATTAAACCAAATACAGGTGAAGCTCCCGCCTAGCGAAGGTCTTAGACCTCCGTCTTGCTGGAGCAAGGTTTACGAAATATGAGTGGCGTAGCAGAGGTTCTAAACCTCTGCTCTTGAGGAGTGATGTTTACAAGGTATGAGTAGACTTTCAGGAAATGTGCTGGTTTTAAATCAAAATTACGAGCCTCTTTCGGTTTGCAGCGTAAAAAGAGCAGTGATAATGCTTTTCTTAGGCAAAGCAGAGATGATTGAGAAAAATAACGGCGAGACTATCCGCTCGGTCAGGCTGTGTATACCTATCCCCAGCGTGGTTCGACTGGGATTCTATATCAAAGTCCCGCCTAAGAGGGTCCTGCTTTCCAGAAAGAACATTATTAAACGGGACGGGCATTGCTGTCAGTACTGCGGGGCGAACCATCTTCCTATGACCGTTGACCATGTCATCCCCAAGCTCTA contains these protein-coding regions:
- a CDS encoding HIT domain-containing protein — protein: MEKLWAPWRSKFISSKKVKGCIFCKRLKENKDRKNLILFRGEKSFVIMNRFPYNPGHLMVCTNRHTGKLENLTESEMKDLMKTTQLAIKTLKSALKPQGLNLGLNLGKVSGAGVASHLHIHIVPRWNGDTNFMPILARTKVVSIGMDEIFVKLKKSLDKLLSRRSGNK
- a CDS encoding HNH endonuclease, translating into MSRLSGNVLVLNQNYEPLSVCSVKRAVIMLFLGKAEMIEKNNGETIRSVRLCIPIPSVVRLGFYIKVPPKRVLLSRKNIIKRDGHCCQYCGANHLPMTVDHVIPKLYGGKDTWENLVCACIKCNNIKGNQTPEQAGLKLLKKPRTPNHITFLQRFVGISDDRWKQYLFLE